One Candidatus Methanomethylicota archaeon genomic window, ATCCAAAGGGCATTAGAAAAGACGGCGAGAGCATTAACATCAACCATAGTTCAGGCTTAACCTTCCTTATTATTGTAAAATTGACAATTACCTCCGTATGTAGTGCTGGACGTTTCATGAAGTACAAGTCAAATATCGAAAGCTTTTTATTTCTGTTGTGTTACCTTTTTCTATAAAAGTAATACGTGATTTACATGGTGAGTCAAGATTTAGTTGAAAGGGCTAAGGAGTTTCATGGACATCTATGCCCATTTCTCGTTTTGGGTTTAAGGGCTTCTGAAATAGCTTTGGGGAAGTTGGGGTTAAAGAAGGCTGGTGAAAGGGAAACTGTTGGTGAGGAGATTCTCGCCATAGTTGAATGCAATAATTGCTTCACTGATGGGGTGCAGGTGGCTACTGGTTGCACTCTTGGGAATAACAGTTTAATTTATCTTGATACTGGGAAGAATGCTGTAACCATAGTTAGGAGGGGGGATTGGAGGGGTATCAGAGTTTACATTGACTCTGAAAAGCTTAGAGAGAAATATTTCAAGAGGGAAGCCACAAAACTCTTCGAAAAGGTTGTCGTTAAGAGGGAGGGGACTGCTGAAGATCATGAAAAACTAAGCCGATTATGGACTGAAATGGCATGTGAAATGATGAATATCCCTGAAAGCGAATTTAAGATTGAAGAAGTGAGGGTGAAGGAGATTGAGAGAGCACCAATCTTTGAAAGTGTTAGATGTG contains:
- a CDS encoding FmdE family protein, with amino-acid sequence MVSQDLVERAKEFHGHLCPFLVLGLRASEIALGKLGLKKAGERETVGEEILAIVECNNCFTDGVQVATGCTLGNNSLIYLDTGKNAVTIVRRGDWRGIRVYIDSEKLREKYFKREATKLFEKVVVKREGTAEDHEKLSRLWTEMACEMMNIPESEFKIEEVRVKEIERAPIFESVRCERCGELVMKTRVEYVEGKPVCLGCLGKSNAVIGRGIVLNFEYPFVREERYE